The Candidatus Aramenus sp. CH1 genome includes a window with the following:
- a CDS encoding amidase: protein MSLEELNTKYNAFITLKEMKGGEGPLSGLTFGVKDVILTKGVRTTAGSKILQDYVPEENAWIVDKILSLGGRIIGKTNTHEFAVGATNTSSIAGPARNPVDPERISGGSSGGSAVAVALKMVDVGVGTDTGGSVRIPASLCGVIGFKPTTGVIPTSGVIPFSWTLDTIGLLTRDLATMRKVVESLFPNEHKDVLVSKSRLKYRLGLFLFEDDPASRAFKPVVNKLTEKFDVEVVELNFLRFFGGNIRRTIAVAEGASYHRDWLESTPGMYFPDVKGILMEGLKLRAVDYLEAMRARRVVLEEYLKAFDRVDALVSPTTKVPAPKISEVVGKEAEFREKLISNTELFNVVNAPSISLPLGKVDGLPVGLMVSAEPYEDGKVLDIAQKILEVSQSTSLLRPSP, encoded by the coding sequence ATGTCGTTAGAGGAATTAAATACAAAGTACAACGCGTTCATAACGCTTAAGGAGATGAAGGGGGGAGAGGGCCCCCTCTCTGGCCTCACCTTCGGCGTTAAGGACGTCATCTTGACCAAGGGAGTGAGGACGACTGCGGGCTCGAAGATACTCCAGGACTACGTCCCCGAGGAGAACGCGTGGATAGTAGACAAGATACTCTCCCTGGGCGGGAGGATCATAGGGAAGACCAACACCCACGAGTTCGCGGTGGGCGCTACAAACACCTCGTCCATTGCAGGCCCTGCGAGGAACCCGGTCGACCCAGAGAGGATAAGCGGGGGCTCAAGCGGTGGCTCGGCAGTTGCAGTAGCGCTGAAGATGGTGGACGTGGGGGTCGGGACGGACACTGGGGGCTCGGTCAGGATCCCCGCCTCCCTCTGCGGGGTGATAGGCTTCAAGCCCACCACCGGCGTCATACCTACCAGTGGGGTGATACCCTTCAGCTGGACCCTCGACACGATTGGCCTCCTGACCAGGGACTTAGCTACCATGAGAAAAGTTGTGGAAAGCCTCTTCCCCAACGAGCACAAGGACGTGTTGGTCTCCAAGTCCAGGCTGAAGTACAGACTTGGCCTCTTCCTCTTCGAGGACGACCCCGCTTCGAGGGCCTTCAAGCCCGTGGTAAACAAGCTCACCGAGAAGTTCGACGTAGAGGTCGTGGAGCTCAACTTCCTCCGATTCTTTGGGGGCAACATAAGGAGGACTATAGCTGTAGCCGAGGGGGCAAGTTACCACAGGGACTGGCTAGAGTCAACTCCTGGCATGTACTTCCCAGACGTAAAGGGCATCCTCATGGAGGGGCTCAAGCTAAGGGCAGTGGACTACTTGGAGGCCATGAGGGCAAGGAGGGTAGTCCTGGAGGAGTACTTGAAGGCGTTCGACAGGGTTGACGCCCTCGTCTCCCCCACTACGAAGGTCCCAGCCCCAAAGATATCCGAGGTCGTGGGTAAGGAGGCAGAATTCAGGGAAAAGCTCATATCCAACACGGAGCTCTTTAACGTGGTAAACGCGCCCTCCATAAGCCTTCCCCTGGGGAAGGTAGACGGCCTCCCT
- a CDS encoding succinate-semialdehyde dehydrogenase, whose product MKAAVLFKYNEPLKVVDNVKISQPKAGEVKIKVVTTGLCHSDVNVFEGKTPVPPPVVAGHEIAGIVEEVGEGVTRVKPRDRVVSAFIHPCGKCRNCASGKENLCETFSQARLKGTMPDGTTRLSLDGQEIRTFLGGGFAEYAIVGENALAVVPPEMDLEKVAVLGCAGLTGYGAVNSARIEPGETVAVVGVGGVGLSVVQMLKASGAGRIIALGTKKWKLQRAMELGATDVVNTEEVDPVKVVKEITNGGADVVIEAGGNEKTVQMALDLVRIGGRVVLVGLPPANAMIPVRIASIVRNGVTIIGNYGGRPRVDMPRLLEMVRLGKYDPTKLITGKYKLEEINEAVKLLEQGEAIRSLIVMK is encoded by the coding sequence GTGAAGGCTGCAGTTCTTTTCAAATACAACGAGCCGTTAAAGGTAGTTGACAACGTCAAGATATCCCAGCCAAAGGCAGGGGAAGTAAAAATAAAGGTGGTAACTACTGGGCTCTGCCACTCGGACGTAAACGTGTTTGAGGGCAAGACCCCTGTGCCGCCTCCCGTTGTGGCGGGACACGAGATAGCGGGAATAGTGGAGGAAGTAGGAGAAGGGGTTACCAGGGTTAAGCCCAGGGACAGGGTAGTCTCAGCTTTCATACACCCCTGCGGCAAGTGCAGGAACTGTGCGTCCGGCAAGGAGAACTTGTGCGAGACGTTTTCGCAGGCGAGGCTAAAGGGCACTATGCCCGACGGCACTACGAGGCTGTCGCTGGACGGCCAAGAGATAAGGACGTTCTTGGGAGGGGGGTTCGCAGAATACGCCATAGTTGGGGAAAACGCCCTAGCTGTAGTGCCCCCAGAGATGGACTTGGAGAAGGTAGCTGTCCTAGGATGTGCTGGGCTTACTGGGTATGGGGCTGTGAACTCGGCCAGGATCGAGCCCGGAGAGACTGTGGCGGTAGTAGGGGTTGGAGGAGTTGGGCTCTCTGTAGTCCAGATGCTCAAGGCATCTGGAGCAGGAAGGATCATAGCACTTGGCACCAAGAAGTGGAAGCTCCAGAGGGCCATGGAACTAGGGGCTACTGACGTGGTGAACACAGAGGAGGTCGACCCCGTGAAGGTAGTTAAGGAGATTACGAACGGAGGAGCTGACGTGGTCATAGAGGCTGGCGGTAACGAAAAGACTGTACAGATGGCGCTTGACTTGGTGAGGATTGGGGGAAGAGTTGTACTTGTTGGCCTTCCACCAGCTAACGCCATGATACCAGTAAGGATCGCGTCCATAGTGAGGAACGGCGTTACGATCATTGGGAACTACGGCGGTAGACCAAGGGTAGACATGCCCAGGCTACTGGAGATGGTAAGGCTAGGGAAGTACGACCCAACAAAGCTGATTACGGGCAAGTACAAATTGGAGGAAATAAACGAAGCGGTTAAGCTATTGGAACAAGGAGAGGCCATAAGGAGCTTAATAGTGATGAAGTAG
- a CDS encoding alcohol dehydrogenase catalytic domain-containing protein, with amino-acid sequence MKAVIVVGPKQGYKVQEVPDPRPGPDEVVIKVDRAALCYRDLLQLQGYYPRMKYPVILGHEVVGTIVEKGSQVTDFEVGDKVTSLLYAPDGHCKYCKIGEEAYCHNRLGYSEELEGFFSEYAKIKMTSLVKVPKGTPDEGAVLAPCVTGMIYRGLSRAKLRPGETVLVTGASGGVGIHALQVAKAMGAKVIGVTTSEEKAPIVKKFADHVIVGREFSKESKKIGDVNVVIDTVGTPTFDESLKSLWLGGRIVQIGNVDPSQAYQLKLGYVILKDIEIIGHASATKKEIEAVLKLTQEGKITPVIAGTVSLEEIDKGYEMLKDKHKIGKVLLKA; translated from the coding sequence ATGAAAGCCGTCATTGTAGTAGGGCCTAAACAGGGTTACAAGGTTCAGGAAGTCCCAGACCCGAGGCCTGGACCAGACGAGGTAGTAATAAAGGTAGACAGGGCAGCGCTGTGCTACAGAGACCTCCTACAGCTACAGGGGTATTACCCAAGGATGAAGTATCCCGTAATCCTGGGCCACGAGGTAGTTGGGACGATAGTGGAAAAGGGATCACAAGTGACGGACTTTGAGGTGGGCGACAAAGTGACCTCTCTGCTTTACGCCCCTGACGGTCACTGCAAGTACTGTAAGATAGGGGAGGAAGCGTACTGCCACAACAGGCTAGGTTACTCAGAGGAATTGGAGGGGTTCTTCTCAGAGTACGCGAAAATCAAGATGACAAGCCTTGTGAAGGTGCCCAAGGGAACCCCAGATGAAGGAGCCGTTCTGGCTCCATGTGTTACAGGAATGATCTACAGAGGATTGAGCAGAGCTAAGCTGAGACCTGGAGAGACAGTTTTAGTAACTGGAGCTAGTGGTGGTGTTGGAATACATGCCTTACAAGTGGCAAAAGCAATGGGAGCTAAAGTAATAGGCGTCACAACATCTGAGGAAAAAGCTCCTATTGTAAAGAAATTCGCAGATCACGTTATCGTTGGCAGAGAATTTTCAAAGGAATCAAAGAAAATAGGAGACGTTAACGTGGTCATTGACACGGTAGGAACTCCAACTTTCGACGAAAGCTTGAAATCACTATGGTTGGGGGGCAGAATAGTGCAAATAGGCAACGTAGATCCCTCACAAGCTTATCAGCTAAAGCTGGGATATGTAATACTCAAGGACATTGAAATCATAGGCCACGCTAGCGCGACAAAGAAGGAAATAGAGGCTGTACTTAAGCTTACGCAAGAGGGAAAGATAACGCCAGTTATAGCTGGGACAGTTTCCTTAGAGGAAATAGATAAGGGTTATGAAATGCTAAAAGATAAGCACAAGATTGGAAAAGTATTACTCAAAGCGTAA
- a CDS encoding CBS domain-containing protein, with translation MIIKDLVTRAPITIDGNSSIVDACRLMKKESVGSLLVLMDGVARGIVTERDVVYAIADGVPLTKRVSSIMSSNLVTVDSTTDVSDAALIMTSRKIRHLAVVEGGKIIGVISLRDVARALGLVTADLSVW, from the coding sequence ATGATAATAAAGGATCTTGTCACAAGGGCCCCCATCACGATAGATGGGAATAGCTCAATAGTCGATGCGTGTAGGTTAATGAAAAAGGAGTCAGTTGGCTCATTGCTAGTCCTCATGGACGGTGTGGCCAGGGGAATAGTCACGGAGAGGGACGTGGTGTATGCTATAGCAGACGGAGTCCCCCTTACGAAGAGAGTGTCGTCCATTATGAGCTCAAACTTGGTTACTGTAGACTCAACAACTGATGTCAGTGACGCAGCGCTCATCATGACGAGCAGGAAGATTAGGCACTTGGCTGTAGTCGAAGGGGGAAAAATAATAGGGGTTATCTCGTTGAGGGACGTTGCTAGAGCTCTAGGACTTGTGACTGCCGACCTATCCGTGTGGTGA